The following proteins are encoded in a genomic region of Quadrisphaera setariae:
- a CDS encoding pyridoxamine 5'-phosphate oxidase family protein — protein MTSSVGPRADRPTMPDGYGLPESTDGVLEWTAVEERLVAAQHYWLATVRPDGRPHVVPRWGVWVDGRFWYDGAATTVHARNLAANPACTLNLEDGAQAVVVEGTSHPARAGTGDLGRRLSEAFAKYHDAGYSPGPDAWSGDDGGGLRVLVPRRALAWFSFPTDCTRFTFG, from the coding sequence ATGACGTCCAGTGTGGGACCGCGCGCGGACCGACCGACGATGCCCGACGGCTACGGGCTCCCGGAGAGCACCGACGGGGTGCTGGAGTGGACCGCCGTCGAGGAGCGGCTCGTCGCCGCGCAGCACTACTGGCTGGCCACGGTGCGGCCCGACGGGCGCCCGCACGTGGTGCCCCGCTGGGGCGTGTGGGTGGACGGGCGGTTCTGGTACGACGGCGCCGCCACCACCGTCCACGCCCGCAACCTCGCCGCCAACCCGGCGTGCACGCTCAACCTCGAGGACGGCGCGCAGGCGGTGGTGGTCGAGGGCACCTCGCACCCGGCGCGCGCCGGCACCGGCGACCTGGGCCGGCGGCTGTCGGAGGCGTTCGCCAAGTACCACGACGCCGGGTACTCCCCCGGGCCCGACGCGTGGAGCGGAGACGACGGCGGGGGCCTGCGCGTGCTGGTGCCGCGGCGGGCGCTGGCGTGGTTCTCCTTCCCCACCGACTGCACGCGCTTCACGTTCGGCTGA
- a CDS encoding alpha/beta hydrolase-fold protein, whose product MRCSTTSALPGAVQHDFRVMPPGKGWGISGASAGAYCAAAIALRHPGQYGAVVSIAGYFSMETTLPQRKDPAVQALYPTALAPHYTGDTAWLFVAGTDSSLDVKEAKAFAPLLPPPSTTQVYLQPGGQHLTTSFKAAMPQVFAFFSQHLAAPQKS is encoded by the coding sequence GTGCGGTGCAGCACGACTTCCGCCCTCCCCGGTGCGGTGCAGCACGACTTCCGCGTCATGCCGCCCGGGAAGGGGTGGGGCATCTCCGGGGCGTCGGCAGGGGCCTACTGCGCCGCGGCGATCGCGCTGCGCCACCCCGGGCAGTACGGCGCGGTGGTGAGCATCGCCGGGTACTTCTCCATGGAGACCACGCTGCCGCAGCGCAAGGACCCGGCGGTGCAGGCGCTGTACCCGACGGCCCTGGCCCCGCACTACACCGGTGACACCGCCTGGCTGTTCGTGGCGGGCACCGACAGCTCCCTCGACGTCAAGGAGGCCAAGGCGTTCGCGCCGCTGCTGCCGCCGCCGTCGACCACGCAGGTCTACCTGCAGCCGGGCGGCCAGCACCTCACGACGTCGTTCAAGGCGGCGATGCCGCAGGTGTTCGCCTTCTTCAGCCAGCACCTGGCCGCTCCGCAGAAGAGCTGA
- a CDS encoding alpha/beta hydrolase — MAQDSLPDAVLQQLHHREGLVGSWWPAVALLALAAGLVLLGVRLRSRGRRTWLPAGAAVVALAAATATGVNAWTGYLPSAQAVQTLASGQVPDTDGTVTQVSVPLRAGSGLEPSQTWVYTPPGYDASGSTRYPVVYLFHGEPGSSADWFTAGDVAHTADVLVHDGLIPPVVLVAPDLTSPDTDDTECLNSTRPGGPQVETHLLDVVSYVDAHYATQADPEHRIAAGMSMGAFCAVDQGLRHQDVYGAIIGLEAFGNPGQGGLDALTSEAQYRAVSPDHYLPQLQMTRKTPVYLDTAEDGDPVSARETQHLLAELQAKGLPVAHHVEAGQQHDWDFAALGIAHGLVWTVDQLGLAPQRAQDSPSPSEAAPGSDATATG, encoded by the coding sequence ATGGCCCAGGACTCCCTCCCCGACGCGGTGCTGCAGCAGCTGCACCACCGCGAGGGCCTCGTCGGCTCCTGGTGGCCCGCGGTCGCGCTGCTCGCCCTGGCCGCGGGCCTGGTGCTGCTCGGCGTGCGGCTGCGCTCGCGGGGCAGGCGCACGTGGCTGCCCGCCGGCGCCGCCGTCGTGGCCCTGGCGGCGGCGACGGCCACCGGCGTGAACGCGTGGACCGGCTACCTGCCCTCGGCGCAGGCGGTGCAGACCCTCGCCAGCGGACAGGTCCCCGACACCGACGGCACCGTCACGCAGGTGTCGGTGCCCCTGCGGGCGGGGTCGGGCCTGGAGCCGAGCCAGACGTGGGTCTACACGCCGCCCGGGTACGACGCCTCCGGCAGCACGCGCTACCCCGTCGTCTACCTCTTCCACGGCGAGCCGGGCTCCTCGGCCGACTGGTTCACCGCCGGCGACGTCGCCCACACCGCCGACGTGCTCGTCCACGACGGGCTCATCCCGCCGGTCGTCCTCGTCGCCCCCGACCTCACCTCACCGGACACCGACGACACCGAGTGCCTCAACAGCACCCGGCCCGGCGGTCCGCAGGTCGAGACGCACCTCCTCGACGTCGTCTCCTACGTCGACGCCCACTACGCGACCCAGGCCGACCCGGAGCACCGCATCGCCGCGGGCATGTCGATGGGGGCCTTCTGCGCCGTCGACCAGGGCCTGCGCCACCAGGACGTCTACGGAGCGATCATCGGCCTGGAGGCGTTCGGCAACCCCGGCCAGGGCGGGCTCGACGCCCTCACCTCCGAGGCGCAGTACCGGGCCGTCTCCCCGGACCACTACCTGCCGCAGCTCCAGATGACCCGCAAGACGCCCGTCTACCTCGACACCGCGGAGGACGGCGACCCGGTCTCGGCGCGGGAGACCCAGCACCTCCTGGCCGAGCTGCAGGCCAAGGGCCTCCCGGTCGCGCACCACGTCGAGGCGGGGCAGCAGCACGACTGGGACTTCGCCGCCCTCGGCATCGCGCACGGCCTCGTGTGGACCGTCGACCAGCTGGGGCTCGCGCCCCAGAGGGCTCAGGACTCGCCGTCGCCGTCGGAGGCCGCGCCGGGCTCCGACGCCACCGCCACCGGCTGA
- a CDS encoding DUF4349 domain-containing protein — translation MSRRVVLRSGVVALCAATAVSLAGCTASSGGSTASSEAAPAAAASAAGSRGGGDSGVADSASTESLQSGTGVGASGSDLAADAARQIITTASAHLVSEDVAGTAGRIAVRVEGGGGRVEERSVQTPEGGPAFAQLVLRVPADRLSTTVDGLAQFGTVSDVNVTATDVTAQATDLDARIAALRTSTDRLTQLLAGAGSTEAVVAAESALTQRQAELDSLVQQRTLLAGQVQMATLSLSVEGRASAPEAGPSDFLDGLASGWRSLVSALGAALVVAGVLLPWLAAAAVVGALALAASRLARRARRARQPVAVASEPGAASDGDGES, via the coding sequence ATGAGCAGGCGCGTCGTCCTCAGGTCCGGTGTGGTCGCGCTGTGCGCGGCCACCGCCGTCTCCCTCGCCGGCTGCACCGCCAGCAGCGGCGGCAGCACCGCGAGTTCCGAGGCCGCTCCCGCGGCGGCCGCGTCAGCCGCTGGTTCCCGCGGCGGCGGGGACTCGGGTGTCGCGGACTCCGCGTCCACCGAGTCGCTCCAGAGCGGGACCGGCGTCGGGGCGAGCGGCAGCGACCTGGCGGCCGACGCCGCGCGGCAGATCATCACCACCGCCTCGGCGCACCTCGTCTCCGAAGACGTCGCCGGCACCGCGGGCCGCATCGCCGTGCGGGTGGAGGGCGGCGGCGGCCGCGTCGAGGAGCGCTCGGTGCAGACGCCCGAAGGCGGCCCGGCCTTCGCGCAGCTCGTGCTCCGGGTGCCCGCAGACCGCCTGAGCACCACGGTGGACGGGCTCGCGCAGTTCGGGACCGTCAGCGACGTCAACGTCACCGCGACCGACGTCACCGCGCAGGCCACCGACCTCGACGCCCGGATCGCCGCGCTGCGCACGTCCACCGACCGGCTCACCCAGCTGCTGGCCGGAGCCGGCAGCACCGAGGCGGTCGTGGCCGCCGAGAGCGCCCTGACGCAGCGCCAGGCCGAGCTCGACTCGCTGGTGCAGCAGCGCACCCTGCTGGCCGGGCAGGTGCAGATGGCCACGCTGTCGCTGTCGGTGGAGGGCCGCGCGTCGGCGCCCGAGGCGGGACCCAGCGACTTCCTCGACGGACTGGCCTCCGGCTGGCGCTCGCTCGTCTCCGCGCTCGGCGCCGCCCTCGTGGTGGCCGGGGTGCTGCTGCCGTGGCTGGCCGCCGCGGCCGTGGTCGGCGCGCTCGCGCTCGCGGCGAGCAGACTGGCCCGCCGGGCCCGCCGGGCCCGTCAGCCGGTGGCGGTGGCGTCGGAGCCCGGCGCGGCCTCCGACGGCGACGGCGAGTCCTGA
- a CDS encoding YchJ family protein: MAGTVERTTDTTRCPCGTGEAYGACCARFHRGEADAPTAEALMRSRYSAFALRDTSYLARTWHASTRPTLDELRLDADQRWLRLDVLGTTGGGPFDDDGTVTFEARWRSGAERGVLRERSRFVREERRWTYLDGEVA, encoded by the coding sequence ATGGCGGGGACCGTAGAGCGCACCACCGACACCACGCGCTGCCCCTGCGGCACCGGCGAGGCCTACGGCGCGTGCTGCGCCAGGTTCCACCGCGGCGAGGCCGACGCCCCGACCGCGGAGGCCCTCATGCGCTCGCGGTACAGCGCCTTCGCCCTGCGCGACACCTCCTACCTCGCCCGCACGTGGCACGCCTCCACCCGGCCCACCCTCGACGAGCTGCGCCTCGACGCGGACCAGCGCTGGCTGCGCCTCGACGTGCTGGGGACCACCGGCGGGGGCCCTTTCGACGATGACGGCACGGTGACGTTCGAGGCGCGCTGGCGCAGCGGCGCCGAGCGGGGCGTGCTGCGGGAGCGCAGCCGCTTCGTGCGCGAGGAGCGCCGCTGGACCTACCTCGACGGCGAGGTGGCCTGA
- a CDS encoding bifunctional lysylphosphatidylglycerol flippase/synthetase MprF: protein MLVRRDRRRRIAALLTGAVGVLALLSAVLPPLRDRLETLIGLTPFLVPATAAGVTALAGCTLLVVARGLRRGSRLAWAAALVLLVVLTLLHLVKGIDWEEAVITAGVGAYLVTQRRAFPVLPSRAAAVRAVALSIGGALVAVFVAAAITVSFGGHRHHHYFGETAREAAGRLVGVDEARRVGVPAGVVPGLGPASSRVLPVVGVGLVCSALWLLFAPRRAPKLSRHDHERERERARHVVERWGGDTLAYFALRDDKDWFFTGSSVVAHSVRGDVCLVSPDPVGPPAEREAAWSDFREYAERNGWTVLVIGASETWLPVYERNGMRGVYLGDEAVLDCSAFTLQGGHMKSLRQAYNRVGRAGVTYSFHSPASLTPQLRAEMSALSVQSRRGEAERGFSMTLSRLADPADPDLLLTLAHQAVEGGSSRLVGFIQWVPAADVDGWSLDVMRRSTEEDLPSGIVDAMIIATAEHVRDAGQKGLGLNFAVLRTVVSGEQEGRVPEIARQVLTRLGSHSQMESLWRFNAKYDPAWRARFVVVDDLAQLATDGLAMARAEGLTGELPLISAIPRLGEQLQGVGTALLERLPGRTREDERDDDEDDDGGAAPGAAPTR, encoded by the coding sequence ATGCTCGTGCGCCGGGACCGACGCCGCCGGATCGCCGCCCTCCTCACGGGAGCGGTGGGGGTGCTGGCGCTGCTGTCGGCGGTGCTCCCCCCGCTGCGGGACCGGCTGGAGACGCTCATCGGCCTGACCCCCTTCCTCGTGCCGGCCACCGCGGCGGGGGTGACCGCGCTCGCCGGGTGCACGCTCCTCGTGGTGGCCCGGGGCCTGCGCCGCGGCAGCCGCCTGGCGTGGGCCGCGGCCCTGGTCCTGCTGGTGGTGCTGACCCTGCTGCACCTGGTGAAGGGCATCGACTGGGAGGAGGCCGTCATCACGGCGGGCGTGGGCGCCTACCTGGTGACCCAGCGGCGAGCCTTCCCCGTGCTGCCGAGCCGCGCCGCGGCCGTGCGGGCGGTGGCGCTGAGCATCGGGGGTGCCCTGGTGGCGGTGTTCGTGGCCGCGGCGATCACGGTGAGCTTCGGCGGTCACCGCCACCACCACTACTTCGGCGAGACCGCCCGCGAGGCCGCGGGGCGTCTGGTGGGCGTCGACGAGGCGCGCCGGGTGGGCGTGCCCGCGGGCGTGGTGCCCGGGCTGGGGCCCGCCTCCAGCCGGGTGCTGCCCGTGGTGGGCGTGGGCCTGGTGTGCTCTGCGCTGTGGCTGCTGTTCGCGCCGCGGCGCGCCCCGAAGCTCTCCCGCCACGACCACGAGCGCGAGCGCGAGCGGGCCCGCCACGTGGTGGAGCGCTGGGGCGGCGACACGCTCGCCTACTTCGCCCTGCGCGACGACAAGGACTGGTTCTTCACCGGGTCCTCGGTGGTGGCGCACTCCGTGCGCGGTGACGTCTGCCTGGTCTCCCCCGACCCCGTCGGCCCTCCGGCCGAGCGCGAGGCCGCCTGGTCCGACTTCCGCGAGTACGCCGAGCGCAACGGCTGGACCGTGCTGGTCATCGGCGCCTCGGAGACCTGGCTGCCGGTCTACGAGCGCAACGGCATGCGCGGGGTGTACCTGGGTGACGAGGCGGTGCTCGACTGCAGCGCGTTCACGCTGCAGGGCGGCCACATGAAGTCGCTGCGCCAGGCCTACAACCGCGTCGGCCGGGCCGGCGTCACCTACAGCTTCCACTCCCCTGCGTCGCTGACGCCGCAGCTGCGTGCGGAGATGTCGGCGCTGAGCGTGCAGAGCCGGCGCGGCGAGGCCGAGCGCGGCTTCTCCATGACGCTGTCCCGCCTCGCCGACCCCGCGGACCCCGACCTCCTGCTCACGCTGGCCCACCAGGCGGTGGAGGGCGGCAGCAGCCGGCTCGTCGGGTTCATCCAGTGGGTTCCCGCTGCGGACGTGGACGGGTGGTCCCTCGACGTCATGCGCCGCTCCACCGAGGAGGACCTGCCCTCCGGCATCGTCGACGCGATGATCATCGCGACGGCGGAGCACGTCCGCGACGCCGGCCAGAAGGGCCTGGGCCTCAACTTCGCCGTGCTGCGCACCGTGGTCAGCGGCGAGCAGGAGGGCAGGGTCCCCGAGATCGCGCGCCAGGTGCTCACCCGCCTGGGCAGCCACTCCCAGATGGAGTCGCTGTGGCGCTTCAACGCCAAGTACGACCCGGCCTGGCGCGCCCGCTTCGTCGTCGTCGACGACCTCGCCCAGCTGGCCACCGACGGGCTGGCCATGGCGCGGGCCGAGGGCCTCACCGGCGAGCTGCCGCTCATCTCGGCGATCCCGCGCCTCGGTGAGCAGCTGCAGGGCGTGGGAACCGCCCTGCTCGAGCGGCTGCCGGGGCGCACCCGCGAGGACGAGCGCGACGACGACGAGGACGACGACGGCGGAGCCGCGCCCGGCGCCGCCCCGACGCGATGA